In one window of Brassica rapa cultivar Chiifu-401-42 chromosome A07, CAAS_Brap_v3.01, whole genome shotgun sequence DNA:
- the LOC103830001 gene encoding patatin-like protein 7 isoform X1, with protein MQRVRNKPSGGATTASVKHLIKQRGGGDTAADDSSLLTDTQEPSIDTDKLSYEIFSILESKFLSGSSEPEPVNPAAVTGPAKNQRGKVCILSIDGGGMRGILPGKALAYLEHALKSKSGDPNARIADYFDVAAGSGIGGVYTAMLFGSRDGNRPIFKAEDTWQFLTKNAKGLYGSFVKRVMRTGSLGSSGTGKLKRVMKECFSELTLKDTLKPVLIPCYDLKSSAPFLFSRADALETDGYDFRLWEVCRATWAEPGVFEPVEMKSVDGTTKCVAIGGGLAMSNPTAAAITHVLHNKQEFPFVRGVEDLLVLSLGMGQLIDVSYEYDRIIKWTSKHWARPAALISNDGAADTVDQAVAMAFGHCRSSNYVRIQANGSSLGPWKPNIDTDPSGSNVNMLVGVAEEMLKQKNVESVLFGGKIINEQSNFEKLDWLAGELVLEHQRRNCRIAPTVAFKQSVHRAEQKTRGKDIGVTARER; from the exons ATGCAAAGAGTACGCAATAAACCCAGCGGAGGAGCCACGACGGCTTCCGTTAAGCATTTAATAAAACAGAGAGGCGGCGGAGATACGGCGGCTGATGATAGCAGCCTCTTGACGGATACGCAAGAACCGAGCATCGATACGGACAAACTCAGCTACGAGATTTTCTCCATCCTGGAGAGCAAGTTTCTTTCCGGAtcatccgaacccgaaccggttAACCCGGCGGCGGTTACTGGGCCGGCTAAGAACCAGAGAGGGAAAGTCTGTATCTTGAGCATCGATGGCGGAGGCATGAGAGGGATTCTACCCGGAAAGGCGTTGGCTTATCTAGAACACGCTTTGAAATCCAAGTCGGGCGACCCGAATGCCCGTATCGCCGATTACTTCGACGTCGCCGCCGGGTCCGGTATAGGCGGTGTTTACACGGCGATGCTATTCGGGTCGAGAGATGGTAACCGTCCGATATTTAAGGCAGAGGACACGTGGCAGTTCCTAACGAAAAACGCAAAGGGTCTTTACGGGTCGTTCGTGAAACGGGTCATGAGAACCGGGTCGTTGGGTAGTTCCGGAACGGGTAAGTTAAAGAGAGTGATGAAAGAGTGTTTCTCGGAGCTAACGTTAAAGGACACGCTCAAACCTGTGCTCATACCTTGCTACGACCTTAAAAGCTCGGCTCCGTTTCTTTTCTCACGCGCCGACGCGCTTGAGACTGACGGCTACGATTTTCGGCTCTGGGAGGTTTGTAGAGCCACATGGGCCGAGCCAGGGGTGTTTGAGCCGGTGGAGATGAAGTCGGTTGATGGAACGACTAAGTGTGTGGCGATCGGTGGAGGATTAGCTATGAGTAATCCAACGGCGGCTGCGATTACGCACGTGTTGCACAATAAGCAGGAGTTTCCGTTCGTGCGTGGAGTTGAGGATCTGCTTGTGTTGTCTCTTGGTATGGGCCAGTTGATTGATGTGAGCTATGAGTATGATCGGATTATCAAGTGGACGTCTAAGCATTGGGCTCGACCTGCAGCTCTTATTTCGAATGATGGTGCTGCCGACACGGTCGACCAAGCTGTGGCAATGGCTTTTGGTCACTGCCGCAGTAGTAACTACGTTCGGATTCAG GCGAACGGGTCGAGCTTAGGACCCTGGAAGCCAAACATAGACACTGACCCGAGTGGGAGCAATGTAAATATGCTGGTTGGAGTAGCTGAGGAGATGTTAAAGCAAAAGAATGTAGAGTCCGTTTTGTTTGGAGGTAAAATAATCAATGAACAAAGCAATTTCGAGAAGCTTGACTGGTTAGCCGGGGAACTAGTTCTGGAGCATCAAAGGAGAAATTGCAGAATTGCTCCAACCGTAGCGTTCAAGCAATCGGTTCATAGGGCAGAGCAGAAGACAAGGGGCAAGGATATTGGTGTGACCGCAAGAGAACGATGA
- the LOC103830001 gene encoding patatin-like protein 7 isoform X2 — translation MQRVRNKPSGGATTASVKHLIKQRGGGDTAADDSSLLTDTQEPSIDTDKLSYEIFSILESKFLSGSSEPEPVNPAAVTGPAKNQRGKVCILSIDGGGMRGILPGKALAYLEHALKSKSGDPNARIADYFDVAAGSGIGGVYTAMLFGSRDGNRPIFKAEDTWQFLTKNAKGLYGSFVKRVMRTGSLGSSGTGKLKRVMKECFSELTLKDTLKPVLIPCYDLKSSAPFLFSRADALETDGYDFRLWEVCRATWAEPGVFEPVEMKSVDGTTKCVAIGGGLAMSNPTAAAITHVLHNKQEFPFVRGVEDLLVLSLGMGQLIDVSYEYDRIIKWTSKHWARPAALISNDGAADTVDQAVAMAFGHCRSSNYVRIQILHKQFLECTLRCNVGLGSH, via the exons ATGCAAAGAGTACGCAATAAACCCAGCGGAGGAGCCACGACGGCTTCCGTTAAGCATTTAATAAAACAGAGAGGCGGCGGAGATACGGCGGCTGATGATAGCAGCCTCTTGACGGATACGCAAGAACCGAGCATCGATACGGACAAACTCAGCTACGAGATTTTCTCCATCCTGGAGAGCAAGTTTCTTTCCGGAtcatccgaacccgaaccggttAACCCGGCGGCGGTTACTGGGCCGGCTAAGAACCAGAGAGGGAAAGTCTGTATCTTGAGCATCGATGGCGGAGGCATGAGAGGGATTCTACCCGGAAAGGCGTTGGCTTATCTAGAACACGCTTTGAAATCCAAGTCGGGCGACCCGAATGCCCGTATCGCCGATTACTTCGACGTCGCCGCCGGGTCCGGTATAGGCGGTGTTTACACGGCGATGCTATTCGGGTCGAGAGATGGTAACCGTCCGATATTTAAGGCAGAGGACACGTGGCAGTTCCTAACGAAAAACGCAAAGGGTCTTTACGGGTCGTTCGTGAAACGGGTCATGAGAACCGGGTCGTTGGGTAGTTCCGGAACGGGTAAGTTAAAGAGAGTGATGAAAGAGTGTTTCTCGGAGCTAACGTTAAAGGACACGCTCAAACCTGTGCTCATACCTTGCTACGACCTTAAAAGCTCGGCTCCGTTTCTTTTCTCACGCGCCGACGCGCTTGAGACTGACGGCTACGATTTTCGGCTCTGGGAGGTTTGTAGAGCCACATGGGCCGAGCCAGGGGTGTTTGAGCCGGTGGAGATGAAGTCGGTTGATGGAACGACTAAGTGTGTGGCGATCGGTGGAGGATTAGCTATGAGTAATCCAACGGCGGCTGCGATTACGCACGTGTTGCACAATAAGCAGGAGTTTCCGTTCGTGCGTGGAGTTGAGGATCTGCTTGTGTTGTCTCTTGGTATGGGCCAGTTGATTGATGTGAGCTATGAGTATGATCGGATTATCAAGTGGACGTCTAAGCATTGGGCTCGACCTGCAGCTCTTATTTCGAATGATGGTGCTGCCGACACGGTCGACCAAGCTGTGGCAATGGCTTTTGGTCACTGCCGCAGTAGTAACTACGTTCGGATTCAG ATTCTTCACAAGCAATTCTTGGAGTGTACTTTGAGGTGTAATGTAGGTTTAGGTAGTCACTAA